From the genome of Camarhynchus parvulus chromosome 8, STF_HiC, whole genome shotgun sequence, one region includes:
- the QSOX1 gene encoding sulfhydryl oxidase 1 has translation MWRRRARAGGRGGPAALPPLLLLFLLLRVPAARPGPLYSASDPLDLLGPRAEERLLGSSSAWAVEFFASWCGHCIHFAPTWRALAHDIREWRPAVILAAIDCADEDNQQVCSDFGITGFPTMKFFRAFSKKPEDGIRITNPSATVEDLRHAIITNLEQSQDAWPPACPPLEPASAEEVRTFFQRSKDQYLALIFEKSNSFVGREVALDMLQYENIAVRRVLSSEEELVQKFGVTSFPSGYLLFRNGSFSRLPVHIEARSFYTYYLRTLTGITRGSYKLNATASSLNDSDRVSHPLRADRSKLYMADLESALHYSLRVEAARPSSLSGAQLAAFKCYVATLVKYFPGRPCVQTYLQTLDAWLRNWTEPELPRTVLKEAMKNNRDASHPSVLPTNVTWVGCQGSERHFRGYPCGLWTIFHLLTVQAAQNGPDKELPLEVLSTMRCYVRHFSGCQECAEHFEAMAAQSMDKVASREEAILWLWSHHNEVNARLAGGDTEDPKFPKLQWPPPDLCPQCHKEERGVHAWEEPAVVTFLKAHFSPTNIYMDYAEPDPMPVAREGTGARLGTEGSREERGRGEEEEKETEGEPRVPGHPGSPELRRPSIVRLNPKLREGSEDIVDLDSFSEQHFKSQALRAAAGRRRRISKRDTMALPAGRERRHAPGVLLRDQEEEEAGEGLRRSPWLRVLGLGFSRLDISLCVALYFLSSMCLLGMYTFFRLRTRARKGRPGFPMA, from the exons AtgtggcggcggcgggcgcgggccgGGGGCCGCGGGGGCCCGGCGGCTCTCCCGccgctcctgctgcttttcctgctgctccgGGTGCccgcggcgcggcccggcccccTCTACTCGGCCTCTGATCCCCTGGATCTGCTGGGGCCGCGGGCGGAGGAGCggctgctgggctccagcagcgcTTGGGCCGTCGAGTTCTTCGCCTCCTGGTGCGGGCACTGCATCCACTTCGCGCCCACATGGCGGGCCCTGGCCCACGACATCCGCG agtGGAGGCCTGCAGTGATCCTGGCAGCCATCGACTGCGCCGACGAGGACAACCAACAAGTGTGCTCCGATTTTGGGATAACCGGCTTCCCCACCATGAAG ttcttCAGAGCTTTTAGCAAGAAGCCAGAGGATGGGATAAGGATTACCA ATCCCAGTGCCACTGTCGAGGACCTGCGCCACGCCATCATTACCAACCTTGAGCAGAGCCAGGATGCCTGGCCACCTGCCTGTCCTCCGCTGGAGCCAGCAAG CGCCGAGGAGGTTCGCACCTTCTTCCAGAGGAGCAAGGACCAGTACTTGGCACTCATCTTTGAGAAGAGCAACTCCTTTGTGGGCAGAGAG GTGGCCCTGGACATGCTGCAGTACGAGAACATCGCGGTGAGGAGGGTGCTGAGCAGCGAGGAGGAGCTCGTGCAGAAGTTTGGTGtcacctccttcccctctggaTACCTGCTCTTCCGCAATGGCTCCTTCTCCCGCCTGCCTGT GCACATAGAGGCGCGCTCCTTCTACACCTACTACCTGCGCACGCTCACGGGCATCACCCGCGGCTCCTACAAGCTGAACGCCACGGCCAGCAGCCTCAACGACAGCGACCGCGTGTCACATCCCCTGCGAGCCGACCG ctccaaGCTGTACATGGCCGACCTGGAGTCCGCGCTGCACTACTCGCTGCGGGTGGAGGCTGCCCGTCCCTCCTCGCTGTCgggagcacagctggctgccTTCAAGTGCTACGTGGCCACGCTGGTGAAG TACTTCCCAGGGCGCCCCTGCGTGCAGACCTACCTGCAGACTCTGGATGCCTGGCTGAGGAACTGGACGGAGCCCGAGCTGCCCCGCACAGTTTTGAAGGAGGCCATGAAGAATAACAGAGAT GCCTCCCACCCGTCGGTGCTCCCCACCAACGTGACCTGGgtgggctgccagggcagtgaACGCCACTTCCGTGGCTACCCCTGTGGGCTCTGGACCATCTTCCACCTGCTGACTGTCCAGGCTGCCCAGAACGGCCCTGACAAAG agTTACCCCTGGAGGTGCTGAGCACCATGCGCTGCTACGTCCGGCACTTCTCCGGCTGCCAGGAGTGCGCCGAGCACTTTGAGGCCATGGCAGCCCAGTCCATGGACAAGgtggccagcagggaggaggccATCCTCTGGCTCTGGTCCCACCACAACGAGGTCAATGCTCGCCTGGCAG GAGGTGACACGGAGGACCCCAAGTTCCCCAAGCTGCAGTGGCCTCCGCCGGACttgtgtccccagtgccacaagGAGGAGCGGGGGGTCCATGCCTGGGAGGAGCCGGCCGTGGTCACGTTCCTCAAGGCACACTTCTCCCCGACCAACATCTACATGGACTATGCCGAGCCCGACCCCATGCCCGTGGCCAGGGAAGGGACCGGCGCCAGGCTGGGCACGGAGGGCTCGcgagaggagagggggagaggagaagaggaggaaaaggagacggAGGGAGAGCCGAGAGTGCCGGGGCACCCGGGCTCCCCCGAGCTGCGGCGCCCCAGCATCGTGCGGCTGAACCCCAAGCTGCGGGAGGGGAGCGAGGACATCGTGGACCTGGATTCCTTCAGCGAGCAGCACTTCAAGAGCCAGGCGCTGCGAGCGGCCGCGGGCCGGCGCCGCCGCATCAGCAAGCGGGACACCATGGCCCTGCCGGCGGGCAGGGAGCGCCGGCACGCCCCCGGCGTCCTGCTCCGGgatcaggaggaggaggaggctggggagggccTGCGGAGGAGCCCCTGGCTGCGGGTGCTTGGATTGGGCTTCTCCCGCCTGGACATCAGCCTGTGCGTGGCCCTGTACTTCCTCTCCTCCATGTGCCTCCTGGGCATGTACACCTTCTTCCGCCTCCGCACCCGCGCCCGGAAAGGCCGCCCTGGCTTCCCCATGGCCtga
- the LHX4 gene encoding LIM/homeobox protein Lhx4: MMQSSALAAEGAVKGLPEILGVPVQQIPQCAGCNQHILDKFILKVLDRHWHSSCLKCADCHMQLAERCFSRAGSVYCKEDFFKRFGTKCTACQQGIPPTQVVRKAQDFVYHLHCFACIICSRQLATGDEFYLMEDGRLVCKEDYETAKQNDDSEAGAKRPRTTITAKQLETLKNAYKNSPKPARHVREQLSSETGLDMRVVQVWFQNRRAKEKRLKKDAGRHRWGQFYKSVKRSRGGGKLDKESSAEDCGVSDSELSFRDEQILSELGHNNNNRVYGSVGDVAGGQLLNGGFSMEGTGQTYQDLRDGSPYGLPQSPSSISSLPAHGPLLNGLDYAMDGSLGLAHGAQGVSQTLRAMAGGGPTSDISTGSSVGYPDFPTSPASWLDDMDHPPF, encoded by the exons ATGATGCAAAGCTCTGCGCTCGCTGCCGAAGGGGCTGTCAAGGGGCTTCCCGAGATCCTCGGTGTGCCGGTGCAAC AGATCCCCCAGTGCGCCGGCTGCAACCAGCACATCCTGGACAAGTTCATCCTCAAGGTGCTGGACCgccactggcacagctcctgcctcaaGTGCGCCGACTGCCACATGCAGCTGGCCGAGCGCTGCTTCTCCCGCGCCGGCAGCGTCTACTGCAAGGAGGATTTCTTCAA GCGTTTCGGGACCAAATGCACGGCGTGCCAGCAGGGCATCCCCCCGACCCAGGTGGTCCGCAAAGCCCAGGACTTCGTGTACCACCTGCACTGCTTCGCCTGCATCATCTGCAGCCGCCAGCTGGCCACGGGCGACGAGTTCTACCTGATGGAGGACGGGCGGCTGGTCTGCAAGGAGGACTACGAGACGGCCAAGCAGAACG ATGACTCCGAGGCGGGCGCGAAGCGGCCCCGGACCACGATCACGGCCAAGCAGCTGGAGACGCTGAAGAACGCCTACAAAAACTCCCCCAAGCCCGCCCGCCATGTGCGGGAGCAGCTCTCCTCCGAGACGGGGCTGGACATGAGGGTCGTGCAG GTGTGGTTCCAGAACCGGCGGGCCAAGGAGAAGCGGCTGAAGAAGGACGCGGGGCGGCATCGCTGGGGGCAGTTCTACAAGAGCGTGAAGCGGAGCCGCGGCGGAGGGAAGCTGGACAAGGAGAGCTCGGCCGAGGACTGCGGCGTCAGCGACAGCGAGCTGAGCTTCCGCG ACGAGCAGATCCTCTCCGAGCTCGgccacaacaacaacaacagggTTTACGGCTCCGTGGGGGACGTGGCGGGCGGACAGTTGCTGAACGGCGGCTTCTCCATGGAGGGCACGGGACAGACGTACCAGGACTTGCGGGACGGCAGCCCCTACGGCCTCCCGCAGTCGCCGTCCTCCATCTCGTCCCTGCCGGCGCACGGGCCCTTGCTCAACGGGCTGGACTACGCCATGGAcggcagcctggggctggcccaCGGGGCGCAGGGGGTGAGTCAGACGCTGCGGGCCATGGCCGGGGGGGGCCCCACCTCCGACATCTCCACGGGGAGCAGCGTCGGGTACCCAGACTTTCCCACCAGCCCGGCCTCCTGGCTGGACGACATGGATCACCCCCCCTTCTAA